In the Sediminibacter sp. Hel_I_10 genome, one interval contains:
- a CDS encoding glycosyltransferase family 2 protein, whose product MLISIVTINYNNLEGLKKTMTSVLEQSYQDLEYIVIDGGSDDGSAAYIEKHQEKLSFWISEADAGIYNAMNKGIAKTSGDYIFFLNSGDLLYDGSVIQTFVSSNPVEDIVYGHLEIQKEHRSWIKTYPKVLMFSYFIKDSLPHSGAGFFKKSCFVEELSFYDINLKIMADWKWSVIALFKKGYSYRLIDYVIGIFEYGHGISSLPENRKLLKNERMLTLNSEFKYIYPEIASLLDFKKNQTRLMNSRFFKIAAIMKNIFEKYRKFER is encoded by the coding sequence ATGCTTATTTCAATAGTTACCATCAATTATAATAATCTAGAGGGTTTAAAAAAAACAATGACAAGTGTTTTGGAGCAGTCCTACCAAGATTTGGAGTATATCGTCATTGATGGTGGCAGTGATGATGGTAGTGCGGCATATATTGAAAAGCATCAAGAAAAGTTAAGCTTCTGGATAAGTGAAGCTGATGCCGGTATATATAATGCAATGAATAAAGGCATAGCAAAAACTTCAGGTGATTACATATTTTTCCTAAATAGTGGTGATTTACTATACGATGGATCAGTAATACAAACTTTTGTGAGTAGTAACCCTGTAGAAGATATCGTTTATGGCCATTTAGAAATTCAAAAAGAACATCGTAGTTGGATCAAAACTTATCCTAAAGTATTGATGTTCTCATATTTTATTAAAGATAGTTTACCACATTCAGGAGCAGGATTTTTTAAAAAAAGTTGTTTTGTTGAAGAATTGTCTTTTTATGATATTAATTTAAAGATTATGGCCGATTGGAAATGGAGTGTTATAGCTCTATTCAAGAAAGGTTATAGTTATAGACTTATTGATTATGTTATAGGGATATTTGAATATGGCCATGGTATAAGCAGTTTACCCGAAAATAGAAAATTACTTAAAAACGAAAGGATGCTTACACTAAATAGTGAATTTAAATACATTTATCCTGAAATAGCATCTCTGCTTGATTTTAAAAAAAATCAAACAAGACTAATGAATTCTAGGTTTTTTAAAATTGCGGCTATCATGAAAAACATATTTGAAAAATATCGAAAATTTGAAAGATGA
- a CDS encoding glycosyltransferase, with product MKILIVNTFDTGGAANACLRLHEGLLEQNVNVSLLLKHRIKSLPSTYSFKPISKSKNKWQIISSKFISALRLLGIFEKKAVIEQHTFRKTRNQGLEFFSFPNSSFDITQSEFYQEADIINLHWVANFLDYKSFFEKNTKPVVWTLHDMNPFTGGEHYNETILGMKDDGFPITRKLTTSERNVFQKNLDIKEKALAMVSNLTIVTPSRWLAKEARKSALFKNRPIHCIPYGINPDIFQPRDSVFSRLMFQIPSDKKVILFVADSISNHRKGYVFLKRAFNMLNRSDVVLCAIGSKKNDLETTSNVIELGAIVDERLMSLAFSAADVFVIPSLMDNLPNTVLESLMCGTPVIGFPIGGMPDMIEHGVNGLLTKTVDAPSLSETLNEFLESIEAFDKTDIRSRALLKYSLNIQATNYMNLFHDIINN from the coding sequence ATGAAAATACTCATTGTAAATACATTTGATACCGGAGGAGCAGCTAATGCTTGCCTTCGTTTGCATGAAGGGCTTTTAGAGCAGAATGTCAATGTTAGTTTATTATTAAAGCACCGCATTAAATCATTACCTAGCACTTATAGCTTTAAGCCAATTTCTAAATCCAAAAATAAATGGCAAATTATAAGCTCTAAATTTATAAGTGCTTTAAGATTACTTGGGATATTTGAAAAAAAAGCCGTAATAGAGCAACATACATTTAGAAAAACTAGAAATCAGGGTTTAGAGTTCTTTAGTTTTCCAAACAGTTCTTTTGACATCACACAATCTGAGTTTTATCAAGAGGCTGACATTATCAATCTACATTGGGTTGCCAATTTTTTAGACTATAAAAGTTTTTTTGAGAAAAACACTAAGCCTGTAGTTTGGACTTTGCACGATATGAATCCTTTTACAGGAGGTGAACATTACAATGAAACTATTTTAGGTATGAAAGATGATGGATTTCCGATTACTCGAAAACTGACTACAAGTGAACGCAATGTTTTTCAAAAGAATTTAGATATCAAGGAAAAAGCCCTAGCTATGGTGAGTAATTTGACCATTGTGACGCCATCACGATGGTTAGCTAAAGAAGCTAGAAAAAGTGCGCTTTTTAAAAACAGACCAATCCATTGTATACCCTATGGTATCAATCCCGATATTTTTCAGCCGAGGGATAGCGTTTTTTCTAGGTTAATGTTCCAAATACCGAGCGATAAAAAGGTTATTCTTTTTGTGGCAGACTCCATTAGTAACCATCGTAAAGGATACGTATTTTTGAAAAGAGCTTTTAATATGCTTAATCGAAGTGATGTGGTTTTATGTGCTATTGGATCCAAAAAGAATGATTTGGAAACTACGAGTAACGTGATTGAATTAGGTGCTATTGTTGATGAACGGTTGATGAGTTTAGCTTTTTCTGCAGCCGATGTTTTTGTGATCCCCTCATTGATGGATAACTTACCGAATACAGTATTAGAATCTTTAATGTGTGGCACACCGGTGATTGGTTTTCCAATAGGAGGTATGCCAGATATGATTGAGCATGGAGTAAATGGATTGTTAACCAAAACTGTTGACGCTCCATCCCTTTCTGAAACTTTAAATGAATTTTTGGAATCAATTGAAGCTTTTGATAAGACTGATATAAGATCTAGAGCGTTATTAAAATATAGTTTGAATATTCAGGCTACAAATTATATGAACTTATTTCATGACATTATAAACAACTAA
- a CDS encoding bifunctional 2-polyprenyl-6-hydroxyphenol methylase/3-demethylubiquinol 3-O-methyltransferase UbiG, whose translation MKSTLVPEANAQLIKKINISHLIWEYEKYLKIDVSEYFEGLDEIGIYQCNETQYQFFFPFDIDGNSEFYESLQNFDWYYMPWKWEHEISKNLFRLDEHILEIGSGGMGFLEKLQNEDYMVTGLELNQKSISQARKKNLNVIGETIQQHAELNQETYDIVCSYQVLEHISDVNSFLKSSIDCLKTGGKMIIAVPNNDSFIKHTEGGVLNKPPHHMGLWNPKSISLLEKHFNVKLNKIYFEPLQDYHVKWYFDTFYGKWIQKNRFFKGLLKKQKIKNALKKIIATNRKYIKGHTMLAVFTKTK comes from the coding sequence TTGAAATCTACCCTAGTTCCCGAAGCGAATGCTCAATTGATAAAAAAAATCAATATATCACACCTTATTTGGGAGTATGAGAAGTATTTGAAAATTGATGTTTCAGAATATTTTGAAGGGTTAGATGAAATTGGAATTTACCAATGTAATGAAACTCAATATCAATTTTTTTTCCCTTTTGACATTGACGGTAATAGTGAATTTTATGAGAGTTTACAAAATTTTGATTGGTATTATATGCCTTGGAAATGGGAACATGAAATTTCTAAAAATTTGTTCAGGCTTGATGAACATATTTTAGAAATTGGCAGTGGAGGCATGGGCTTTCTTGAAAAATTACAAAATGAAGATTATATGGTTACAGGTCTAGAACTGAATCAAAAGAGCATTAGTCAAGCTAGGAAAAAAAATCTTAATGTTATTGGAGAAACTATTCAACAACATGCCGAATTAAATCAAGAAACATACGATATTGTATGTTCGTATCAAGTTTTAGAACATATTAGTGATGTCAACTCTTTTCTAAAATCTTCTATTGATTGTTTGAAAACAGGTGGTAAAATGATTATTGCAGTCCCAAACAATGATTCTTTTATAAAACACACCGAAGGAGGTGTGCTCAATAAACCGCCGCATCACATGGGATTGTGGAATCCAAAGTCAATATCTCTTTTAGAAAAACATTTCAATGTTAAATTAAATAAAATATATTTTGAACCGCTTCAAGATTATCATGTTAAATGGTATTTTGACACTTTCTATGGAAAATGGATACAGAAAAATAGATTTTTTAAAGGACTACTTAAAAAACAAAAGATCAAAAATGCACTAAAAAAAATTATCGCAACAAATAGAAAGTATATTAAAGGTCATACTATGCTGGCGGTATTTACTAAAACAAAATGA
- a CDS encoding sulfotransferase domain-containing protein produces the protein MKTIRKKIKSIIKLDKYVQQNLNRVMAANQFIPIEKTEPQDIYIAGFPKSGNTWMQNLIAGVVFGIDTALLPDSLTQELVPDVHGKSFYKRFHNITFFKSHDLPRPHMKRVIHLVRDGRDVMVSYYAMQRAMKKSVTLEEMVINGKEVIPSKWYEHTRQWISNPYNADILALKYEDLINDPLSEMKRVMSFLKIDRSEETLLRSINGNSFNEMKRKERELGWNNQDWDKKEEFIRKGKVGSYKEEMAIELIAFFENEAQAELNYFNYLYVK, from the coding sequence ATGAAGACCATTAGAAAAAAGATAAAAAGCATTATAAAGCTTGATAAGTACGTACAGCAAAACCTGAATAGGGTAATGGCTGCTAATCAGTTTATTCCAATCGAAAAAACAGAGCCTCAAGATATTTATATCGCTGGCTTTCCAAAATCTGGAAATACGTGGATGCAAAACCTTATAGCGGGTGTTGTTTTTGGAATAGACACAGCCCTGTTACCAGATAGTTTGACTCAAGAACTCGTTCCAGATGTTCATGGAAAATCTTTTTACAAGCGATTTCACAACATAACGTTCTTTAAAAGCCATGATTTGCCTAGGCCTCATATGAAAAGAGTCATTCATTTGGTGCGTGATGGTCGTGATGTTATGGTTTCCTATTATGCTATGCAAAGAGCCATGAAAAAGAGTGTAACCTTGGAGGAAATGGTAATTAATGGAAAAGAAGTCATCCCTTCAAAATGGTATGAACATACTAGGCAGTGGATCAGTAACCCGTATAATGCTGATATTTTAGCTTTAAAATATGAAGATTTAATTAATGATCCTTTAAGTGAGATGAAGCGTGTCATGTCGTTTTTAAAAATTGACCGAAGTGAAGAAACCCTTTTACGTTCCATAAATGGAAATTCATTTAATGAGATGAAACGAAAGGAACGTGAGCTTGGTTGGAACAATCAAGATTGGGATAAAAAGGAGGAGTTTATAAGAAAAGGTAAGGTTGGATCTTATAAGGAAGAAATGGCAATAGAACTAATCGCCTTTTTTGAAAATGAAGCTCAAGCTGAATTAAATTATTTTAATTATTTATATGTTAAATAA
- a CDS encoding polysaccharide ABC transporter ATP-binding protein, translated as MKEDSNDIILKAENISKQYRLGLVGTGTLSHDLNRWWHRVRGKEDPFLKVGSVNDRSAKADSDYAWALRDINFEVQRGEILGIIGKNGAGKSTLLKILSRVTSPTTGEIKTKGRIASLLEVGTGFHPELTGRENIYLNGAILGMSKSEIKAKEEEIIEFSGCQRYVDTPVKRYSSGMRVRLAFAVAAHLEPDILVIDEVLAVGDAEFQKKAIGKMQDISKGDGRTVLFVSHNMAAVKSLCTRAIVLENGISVFEGGTDEAVDFYLNNENQNTNSGKVSFTEIYSKNKILKLVTCATTDTKLKIRSTFMQSEAIRIELIFELSDVLKGFRFNIAVKNPAGVVAFATSSHELTQNGLGKGRHYLELIIPGYLLNKTRYTLALNAGVPGQEVLIDPFDVLYVDIEGEHASGSTFVEKWPGIVSPKLNWMLNEDH; from the coding sequence ATGAAAGAAGATAGTAACGATATCATTTTAAAAGCAGAAAACATCAGCAAGCAGTACCGCTTGGGTTTGGTGGGCACTGGGACGCTCAGTCATGACCTGAACCGCTGGTGGCATCGGGTGCGTGGTAAGGAAGATCCTTTTTTAAAGGTGGGTTCTGTTAATGACCGTAGCGCCAAGGCCGATAGTGACTATGCTTGGGCGTTGCGAGATATTAATTTTGAAGTACAACGTGGTGAGATACTGGGTATTATCGGTAAAAATGGTGCTGGAAAATCAACCCTTTTAAAAATATTATCACGGGTTACTAGCCCAACCACAGGAGAAATTAAGACCAAAGGACGTATTGCGTCCTTATTGGAAGTAGGTACCGGTTTTCACCCAGAATTGACGGGACGTGAAAATATCTACCTGAATGGTGCCATTCTAGGCATGAGCAAAAGCGAAATTAAAGCCAAAGAAGAAGAAATTATTGAGTTCTCTGGTTGCCAACGTTATGTAGATACGCCTGTAAAACGCTATTCCTCTGGGATGCGGGTACGTTTGGCCTTTGCGGTAGCGGCCCATTTAGAGCCTGATATTTTGGTGATTGATGAGGTCTTGGCCGTAGGTGATGCCGAGTTTCAAAAAAAGGCCATCGGGAAGATGCAGGATATTAGTAAAGGCGATGGGAGAACGGTGTTGTTTGTGAGTCATAACATGGCAGCGGTAAAGAGTTTGTGTACTAGAGCAATTGTTTTAGAAAATGGGATTAGTGTTTTTGAAGGAGGAACGGATGAGGCTGTAGATTTTTATTTGAATAATGAGAATCAAAATACAAATTCAGGGAAAGTTAGTTTTACAGAGATCTATTCCAAAAACAAAATTTTAAAATTAGTTACTTGTGCAACAACAGACACAAAATTAAAAATACGGTCTACTTTTATGCAGTCTGAAGCAATACGGATTGAGTTGATTTTTGAATTATCTGATGTTTTAAAAGGTTTTCGATTTAATATTGCAGTAAAAAATCCAGCAGGAGTAGTTGCTTTTGCGACCAGTTCACACGAGTTAACTCAAAATGGACTCGGAAAAGGAAGACATTATTTAGAATTGATAATTCCTGGTTACTTGCTAAATAAGACAAGGTATACTTTGGCTCTCAATGCAGGTGTACCAGGACAAGAGGTTTTAATTGATCCTTTTGATGTTTTGTATGTAGATATTGAAGGTGAACATGCTAGTGGCTCTACCTTCGTAGAAAAATGGCCGGGTATAGTGTCGCCTAAATTAAATTGGATGCTAAATGAAGACCATTAG
- a CDS encoding ABC transporter permease produces MNTAQNDDWLYTISSKRKLIDLNFKEIWRYRDLLLLFVKRDIVTVYKQTILGPLWYLIQPLFTSVIFTLVFNNLGSISTDGVPPFLFNLAGITAWNYFNSCLSGTSDTFKQNAGIFGKVYFPRVIMPMSVTISNLLKFFIQLFIFTGFYIYYYSNGAEVSLSSNLLLFPVYVIMMALLGLGAGMILSSMTTKYRDMSVVIGFAVSLLMYMSAVPYPLSEARKKFPELVANFVEYNPVSQIIEGFRYMLLSTGTFSWAGFLYTLLCSVVLFLIGIVVFNKTEKTFIDTV; encoded by the coding sequence TTGAACACTGCCCAAAACGACGATTGGCTTTATACAATATCCTCAAAACGAAAGTTAATAGACCTTAACTTTAAAGAAATCTGGCGGTATAGGGATCTGCTTTTACTCTTTGTAAAACGGGATATTGTTACCGTCTATAAGCAGACCATTTTGGGGCCGCTGTGGTATTTGATACAGCCCTTGTTTACCTCGGTGATCTTTACCTTGGTATTTAACAACCTTGGCAGTATCAGCACTGACGGAGTTCCGCCATTTTTGTTTAACCTTGCAGGAATTACAGCTTGGAATTACTTTAACAGCTGTTTATCTGGAACTAGTGATACTTTTAAACAGAACGCTGGGATTTTCGGGAAGGTTTATTTCCCAAGGGTCATCATGCCTATGTCGGTGACCATCTCCAACTTGTTAAAATTCTTTATACAGTTATTTATATTTACGGGTTTTTATATTTATTACTATAGCAATGGGGCCGAGGTGTCCCTTAGCAGTAATCTCTTGCTCTTTCCCGTGTATGTCATCATGATGGCCTTATTGGGTCTGGGTGCCGGGATGATCTTATCTTCCATGACCACAAAATATCGGGATATGAGCGTGGTCATTGGGTTTGCAGTATCCTTGTTAATGTACATGTCGGCAGTACCTTACCCTTTGTCAGAAGCGCGTAAAAAATTCCCAGAACTTGTCGCTAATTTTGTAGAATACAATCCCGTAAGTCAAATTATTGAGGGGTTTCGGTATATGCTATTGAGTACAGGCACATTTAGTTGGGCTGGTTTTTTATACACCCTGTTATGTAGTGTGGTCTTATTTTTAATAGGGATTGTGGTGTTCAATAAAACGGAGAAGACGTTTATTGATACTGTGTAA
- a CDS encoding SDR family oxidoreductase: MYNTNYHNCDLSKLQILVTGGAGFIGSNLVRYLLKHGVKKVRVLDDFSNGHRHNLTDFSDLPNFELVEGDIRDLETCKSAMEGMDYVSHQAALGSVPRSIHDPATTNAVNISGFLNMLIALKDSDSVKRMVYAASSSTYGDSKNLPKVEETIGSPLSPYAVTKYVNELYAEVFGSTYDTDVIGLRYFNVFGPNQSSEGAYAAVIPLFMQALKDDTSPQINGDGEQTRDFTFVANAVQANVKAFFASKDAKNEVFNVACGERISVNGLWASLNTAANKKISAQYGPERQGDVRDSLANISKAQRLLGYDPEYSVGEGLKITWDWWIEHMR; the protein is encoded by the coding sequence ATGTATAACACTAATTATCACAACTGCGACCTTTCAAAACTTCAAATTTTAGTCACCGGTGGCGCAGGCTTTATCGGTTCTAACTTGGTGCGTTATTTATTAAAGCATGGCGTTAAAAAAGTACGTGTGCTTGATGATTTTTCTAACGGACATCGGCACAATCTGACTGATTTTAGCGATCTGCCTAATTTTGAATTGGTGGAAGGCGATATTCGCGATTTAGAAACCTGTAAAAGCGCGATGGAAGGGATGGATTATGTGTCTCACCAAGCGGCTTTGGGTTCGGTGCCACGTTCTATTCATGATCCTGCAACGACTAATGCGGTTAATATCAGTGGCTTTTTAAATATGCTGATTGCCTTAAAGGATAGCGATAGCGTGAAGCGTATGGTGTATGCTGCCTCTAGTTCTACTTATGGCGATAGCAAAAATTTACCTAAAGTTGAAGAGACCATTGGTAGCCCCTTATCACCTTATGCTGTTACCAAATACGTCAATGAACTCTATGCTGAGGTCTTCGGTAGCACCTATGATACCGATGTGATTGGGTTGCGGTATTTTAATGTGTTTGGCCCAAACCAAAGCTCAGAAGGGGCTTATGCGGCAGTGATTCCCTTGTTTATGCAAGCTTTAAAAGACGACACCTCTCCTCAAATCAATGGCGATGGTGAGCAAACTCGTGATTTTACATTCGTTGCCAATGCGGTTCAAGCCAATGTCAAAGCATTTTTTGCATCTAAGGATGCCAAAAATGAGGTGTTTAACGTGGCTTGCGGAGAACGCATTAGTGTTAATGGCCTATGGGCCTCTCTAAACACTGCCGCCAACAAGAAGATTTCTGCCCAATATGGTCCCGAACGTCAAGGCGATGTTCGCGATTCTTTGGCCAATATTTCTAAAGCCCAACGTTTATTGGGGTATGATCCCGAATATTCGGTAGGAGAAGGACTGAAAATCACTTGGGATTGGTGGATTGAGCATATGCGCTAA
- a CDS encoding nucleotide sugar dehydrogenase produces MQHKKITIIGLGYVGLPLAVEFAKKYQVVGFDINSQRVTELNAGRDKTLEVTSEDLKSVLVTAHEAAHGLLVSDEVAAIADSDIYIVTVPTPTDALKKPVFTPLIKSSETVGRVLSQGNIVIYESTVYPGVTEELCVPILEEQSGLSFNTDFFAGYSPERINPGDKFHTVTKILKVTSGSTPEIAEEVDQLYQSIITAGTFKAASIKVAEAAKVIENSQRDINIAFVNELSKIFRLLDIDTKAVLEAAGTKWNFIKFSPGLVGGHCIGVDPYYLAQKAIESGYDPEIILAGRKLNDSMGPYVATETIKLMIKKGARIKDARVLVLGITFKENCPDIRNSRVIDIIEEFKTYDVDVDVYDPWASAEEVQHEYKLDLITEAKQLRSDYDAIVLAVAHNEFLSMDLQALKSDIGVIFDVKSLLPYHLSDARL; encoded by the coding sequence ATGCAACACAAGAAAATCACCATTATTGGTTTAGGCTATGTGGGGCTGCCCTTAGCCGTAGAATTTGCCAAGAAATACCAGGTGGTGGGGTTTGATATCAATAGCCAACGCGTTACCGAATTGAATGCGGGGCGCGATAAAACCTTGGAAGTTACTTCGGAAGACCTAAAATCGGTTCTAGTGACGGCACATGAAGCGGCACATGGTTTATTAGTTTCTGATGAGGTTGCGGCTATTGCCGATTCTGATATATACATTGTGACGGTGCCAACACCTACAGATGCCCTAAAGAAACCGGTGTTTACGCCGCTTATCAAATCTAGTGAAACCGTAGGGCGGGTATTGTCTCAAGGCAATATCGTTATTTATGAATCTACAGTATACCCAGGTGTTACCGAAGAACTTTGTGTGCCCATTTTAGAAGAACAGTCAGGCTTAAGCTTTAATACCGATTTCTTTGCAGGCTATTCGCCAGAACGCATCAACCCAGGCGATAAATTTCATACGGTCACTAAAATCCTTAAAGTGACCTCAGGCTCCACGCCAGAGATTGCCGAAGAGGTGGATCAATTGTATCAATCCATTATCACCGCAGGTACGTTTAAGGCGGCGTCTATAAAGGTAGCCGAAGCAGCCAAAGTGATTGAGAATTCCCAACGCGACATCAATATTGCTTTTGTAAATGAGCTGTCTAAAATCTTTAGATTGTTAGATATTGATACCAAAGCAGTATTGGAAGCTGCGGGCACTAAGTGGAACTTTATTAAGTTCTCACCAGGTTTGGTTGGCGGGCATTGTATTGGGGTAGATCCCTATTATTTAGCCCAAAAGGCCATTGAGTCTGGCTATGACCCTGAGATCATATTGGCAGGCCGTAAATTAAACGATAGTATGGGGCCTTACGTGGCTACCGAAACCATCAAGCTGATGATTAAGAAAGGCGCGCGTATTAAAGATGCGCGTGTATTGGTATTAGGGATTACTTTTAAAGAGAACTGTCCAGATATCAGAAACTCTCGAGTGATTGATATTATTGAAGAATTTAAAACCTACGATGTCGATGTGGACGTTTATGATCCTTGGGCATCTGCTGAAGAGGTACAGCACGAATATAAGCTAGATCTTATTACAGAAGCCAAACAGTTACGATCTGATTATGATGCCATTGTTCTAGCGGTTGCTCACAATGAATTTTTAAGTATGGACCTTCAAGCGTTGAAGTCGGACATTGGGGTTATCTTTGACGTCAAGTCCTTATTGCCTTATCACCTATCAGATGCCAGATTATAA
- a CDS encoding sugar transferase: MITSKQLVFKRAFDLVLSVFLLPVLIVPIVLLIILSIVETKAFGIFVQQRVGQFGRPFQIYKIRTLNNDVHQLGHLEKAATPLGRLIRRYKLDELPQLFNVILGQMSFVGPRPDLFGFADLLEGEDRIILKVKPGITGPATLKYRHEEKLLSQQKDPELYNRLVIWKDKVEINKHYVQNWSFSLDLKLIIKSIKAS; encoded by the coding sequence ATGATCACTTCAAAACAGTTAGTTTTCAAGCGTGCCTTTGATCTCGTACTTAGCGTATTCTTGCTGCCCGTTTTGATAGTTCCTATAGTACTGCTTATCATTTTATCTATAGTAGAGACTAAAGCCTTTGGGATTTTTGTACAACAACGTGTGGGTCAATTTGGACGTCCCTTTCAAATTTATAAAATCAGAACGCTTAATAATGACGTGCATCAGCTCGGGCATCTTGAGAAAGCGGCGACGCCGTTGGGGCGGTTGATACGGCGGTATAAGCTGGATGAATTACCGCAATTGTTTAACGTTATCTTAGGGCAGATGAGTTTTGTGGGACCGAGACCCGATCTGTTTGGGTTTGCCGATCTGCTTGAAGGAGAAGATCGTATCATTCTAAAGGTCAAACCTGGGATTACGGGACCGGCCACACTTAAATACAGGCATGAGGAAAAGTTGTTATCTCAGCAAAAAGACCCAGAGCTATATAACCGTTTGGTAATTTGGAAAGATAAGGTGGAAATCAATAAACACTACGTGCAGAATTGGAGTTTTTCCTTAGATTTGAAACTTATTATAAAATCCATAAAAGCATCATGA